A genomic segment from Zygotorulaspora mrakii chromosome 1, complete sequence encodes:
- the BUD5 gene encoding Ras family guanine nucleotide exchange factor BUD5 (similar to Saccharomyces cerevisiae BUD5 (YCR038C); ancestral locus Anc_1.134) gives MDKHPNATPHLPVHYEDNFISPTKPLEMSSELVDRQYIDTEFEFEETDQRQMIKNVGGHLGASRSLSDDSFITAQSVDATALFPHDDLMNAKPVATWTDEDSGQDLTPTLNVEAIQTEELITPKADEFNTTFGTIDTADAGIDFSESTARETETEPESGLGIATRISRIQINPIATSREMIASERKSSPAKAIRTSMILNGQKTQDATETDKWNNDNLHNRELYNVSYNDPSFIKSSTSLKRTNTVKKSSEMNLDDENYACLFIIAVHSFSANSLDNADDISICLSFEKNDIAFVHTVDESGWGEVTLLKNVKRGWVPFNYFSDTVKSINEQTKTYDLQEKTETRLPLRKLLSASAKFLLHPHDTMLPDNSGKTFNIDYINGVRDGVKVILEMTECVSRSNDLVQSKPNIRKARKTLLANWYNLMIKADYYKHSVKEEHIETLIKLLFAVLNQAFIFFDTWSTEKASFDEENRKGKNHSPVEEKTNLAAVEKGPSQNLIYLEEPPTAMNRLHEIYDLLFCYSGLILGRLDMIEHNPSGCEVLETIVHQVIVLLRDLLYISKSCSAIIQEKFQYAYENTLHKNLDPLLSLVSELVSCVKVLVTQTLQEDYQIETSKHLIKDEGYHYTDQGQRLTDIVANMVTLIANSINGCNSYLRLIGDIPLGTDRKYLDLKQIQITPEKFTQLCSKGMTRNLDKKLISELLNTVGHQPHHNKLARFSTIRAGNEGELGFTYEGTQLLKGVMLDQTPFGRDSTFDPFTIDEKNRSIEPEHNIINNKELLGNEMVFSSDGSLIAASFRALVFKLTDEVDKPDDTFADAILLNFHSFGTEADLIDSLIARFDLTDKSLANDIGNKFGLYSSRSSRLKNRRKLVCKVFQTWMESYWDYNSGQKHLPTLINFFNEGVSFYLPFQGKCLLETAARLSAVNVAFKKTQDTVPMIRDQLSPRTINKLKTSSIYSDVSNSSTDSRLSVFSLDEKVIEEYELTKLPSQNTNSLSLPLPVLNLGTSSLLSKRNLQDMEKLVLSYRSMLNCSIPLTNSSTFSPKEDTLRLIFEWNEMIMSGAKAPQNIIHNDINLADLNPLELAKQLTLIESHLFLGIKPSELLDENFLGKKSSLGLAPNVRSIVNFTNELCDYVLESILYPQMTLKKRIARLKSWLKIALATTYFRNYNSLTSIMIALQNHAITRLTGVWNGLDSKEYELYDYLSKIVHPNNNFKVYRKKLKKYVDESPFGELQSEKSPIPVVPFFNLFLQDLTFIYEGNNTYKSPESFRPNKMVNIDKFLKITKTINMVRYFQVNYNTYEERDENAQSFFNISAQIDVDTQHIKPISLLQEFIFYELWRVNTLYIASKDRAYQLSILSAPRK, from the coding sequence ATGGATAAGCACCCCAATGCAACACCACACCTCCCTGTACATTATGAAGATAATTTTATTTCCCCTACCAAGCCTTTGGAGATGTCCAGCGAATTGGTAGATAGACAATACATTGATACAGAGTTTGAATTCGAGGAAACTGATCAGAGGCAAATGATTAAGAACGTAGGAGGTCATCTAGGGGCATCACGGAGTTTGAGCGACGACTCATTCATCACCGCACAGTCTGTTGACGCAACTGCTTTATTTCCACATGatgatttgatgaatgcAAAACCAGTAGCCACATGGACAGATGAAGATTCGGGCCAAGATTTAACACCAACTTTAAATGTCGAAGCGATACAAACAGAAGAACTAATCACACCCAAAGCGGATGAATTTAATACGACTTTTGGAACAATTGACACTGCTGATGCAGGCATTGACTTCTCAGAAAGTACGGCAAGAGAAACAGAAACAGAGCCAGAATCTGGTTTGGGAATTGCAACGAGGATCAGCAGAATTCAGATAAATCCAATTGCAACCTCCAGGGAAATGATTGCGTCAGAGAGGAAGTCCTCACCAGCCAAAGCAATTCGAACATCAATGATCTTAAACGGTCAAAAAACTCAGGATGCGACTGAAACTGATAAATGGAATAACGATAACTTGCACAACCGCGAACTTTATAATGTATCATATAACGATCCatcattcatcaaaagttcGACCAGTTTGAAACGAACTAATACTGtaaaaaaaagttcagAGATGAACTTGgacgatgaaaattatGCATGCTTGTTTATCATTGCTGTGCACTCTTTTAGCGCTAACTCATTGGATAATGCGGATGACATATCAATATGCttgtcttttgaaaaaaatgatattgcGTTTGTGCACACTGTCGATGAATCAGGATGGGGGGAAGTCACTTTATTAAAAAATGTTAAAAGGGGTTGGGTACCGTTCAATTACTTTTCAGACACAGTGAAATCAATCAACGAGCAAACGAAAACTTATGATCTCCAAGAAAAGACTGAAACAAGACTACCTCTACGGAAACTGCTCTCTGCAAGTGCAAAATTTCTCTTACACCCACATGACACCATGCTACCTGATAACAGCGGAAAGACTTTCAATATAGATTATATTAATGGCGTAAGAGATGGCGTGAAAGTAATACTAGAAATGACGGAATGTGTATCCCGGTCGAACGACTTGGTGCAAAGTAAACCCAATATACGCAAGGCTAGAAAAACGCTGCTGGCCAATTGGTAtaatttgatgataaaagCGGACTATTATAAACATAGTGTTAAAGAAGAGCACATTGAGACGCTAATAAAGCTACTTTTTGCAGTACTGAATCAAgccttcattttctttgatacATGGTCCACAGAAAAAGCGTCTTTTGACGAAGAGAATAGAAAAGGCAAGAATCACAGCCCCGTAGAAGAAAAGACTAATTTAGCGGCTGTGGAAAAGGGACcttctcaaaatttgatatatcTTGAAGAGCCTCCAACTGCAATGAATCGGCTACACGAGATATATGACTTGTTGTTTTGCTATTCTGGTCTGATCTTGGGAAGATTAGATATGATTGAGCACAATCCTAGCGGGTGTGAGGTTTTGGAGACCATTGTTCATCAAGTGATAGTACTCCTGCGAGATTTACTATATATCAGCAAATCCTGTTCTGCAATTATTCAGGAGAAATTCCAGTATGCATACGAAAACACACTTCACAAAAATCTGGATCCACTACTATCATTAGTGTCAGAGTTAGTGTCATGCGTGAAAGTTTTAGTAACACAAACACTGCAAGAAGATTACCAAATAGAAACTAGTAAACATTTAATCAAAGATGAGGGGTACCATTACACTGATCAAGGTCAGAGACTAACAGATATTGTTGCAAATATGGTAACTCTGATTGCAAACTCCATAAATGGCTGTAACAGTTATCTTCGATTGATCGGCGATATTCCTTTAGGAACTGACAGAAAGTATTTGGATTTAAAGCAAATACAGATAACTCCAGAGAAATTTACCCAGCTATGTTCAAAAGGCATGACAAGAAACTTAGATAAAAAGCTCATATCTGAATTGCTTAACACTGTAGGACACCAGCCACATCATAATAAACTGGCGAGGTTCTCAACGATACGAGCCGGGAATGAAGGTGAACTCGGATTCACCTACGAGGGAACTCAACTTCTTAAAGGTGTAATGCTCGATCAAACACCTTTTGGAAGAGATTCTACCTTTGATCCATTTACAATAgacgaaaaaaatagatCAATTGAACCTGAACACAACATAATCAATAATAAAGAATTGTTAGGGAACGAAATGGTTTTCAGTAGTGACGGAAGCTTAATTGCAGCCTCTTTTAGAGCTTTGGTGTTCAAATTAACTGATGAGGTTGATAAGCCGGATGACACATTTGCAGATGCTATACTTCTAAATTTTCACTCTTTTGGTACTGAAGCAGATCTGATTGATTCATTAATAGCAAGATTTGATTTGACGGATAAATCGTTGGCCAATGATATTGGAAATAAGTTTGGCCTATATTCTTCGAGATCTTCGAGGCTGAAAAACAGGAGGAAGCTGGTTTGTAAAGTTTTTCAGACTTGGATGGAATCTTACTGGGATTATAATTCTGGTCAAAAACATCTTCCAACTTTgattaattttttcaatgaaggGGTTTCGTTTTATCTGCCTTTTCAAGGTAAATGCCTTCTTGAAACAGCAGCAAGGTTATCAGCAGTGAATGTggcattcaaaaaaacccAGGACACAGTGCCGATGATTAGGGATCAATTGTCTCCCAGAACTATTAATAAACTGAAAACTAGTTCGATTTATTCAGATGTTTCGAACAGTAGTACGGATAGCAGATTATCTGTCTTTTCACTGGATGAAAAGGTAATCGAGGAGTACGAGCTGACTAAGCTGCCAAGTCAGAATACCAATTCACTATCCCTCCCACTTCCTGTTCTAAATTTGGGGACATCATCTCTTTTAAGCAAACGCAATCTTCAAgatatggaaaaattggtcCTCTCATATAGATCTATGCTAAATTGTTCTATCCCTTTGACGAACAGCAGCACTTTTTCCCCGAAAGAAGATACACTGAGGCTCATCTTTGAGTGGAATGAAATGATCATGTCAGGTGCAAAAGCTCCTCAAAATATTATTCACAATGATATTAATTTGGCTGATTTAAATCCTCTTGAGCTTGCTAAACAATTGACTCTTATCGAATCACACCTCTTTCTGGGCATAAAACCTAGTGAGCTTTTAGACGAGAATTTTTTGGGAAAGAAAAGTTCCCTCGGTCTGGCACCCAATGTCAGATCCATAGTCAATTTCACAAACGAATTGTGTGACTATGTATTAGAGAGTATTTTATATCCTCAAATGACACTGAAGAAGCGTATTGCAAGGTTGAAATCGTGGCTCAAAATCGCCCTGGCAACGACGTACTTTAGAAACTATAATTCTCTCACATCAATAATGATTGCTTTGCAAAATCACGCAATCACTAGACTGACAGGGGTTTGGAATGGATTAGATAGTAAAGAATACGAGCTTTACGATTATTTGTCTAAAATAGTCCATCCAAATAACAACTTCAAAGTCTATaggaaaaagttgaaaaaatatgtgGATGAATCACCATTTGGTGAACTTCAATCTGAAAAGTCTCCCATACCGGTAgtcccatttttcaatttgtttttgcaAGACTTGACTTTCATTTATGAAGGAAATAATACGTACAAAAGTCCTGAGTCATTCCGCCCCAACAAAATGGTAAACATCGACAAATTCCTAAAAATAACCAAAACAATCAACATGGTTCGCTACTTCCAAGTAAATTACAACACCTATGAAGAACGGGATGAAAATGCTCAATCTTTCTTTAACATAAGCGCCCAAATTGATGTCGATACGCAACATATCAAACCAATCTCTTTGTTGCAGGAGTTCATCTTCTATGAATTATGGAGAGTTAACACCCTATACATTGCTAGCAAAGATCGTGCATATCAATTGAGCATTCTGTCTGCGCCTCGTAAATAA
- the PIL1 gene encoding lipid-binding protein PIL1 (similar to Saccharomyces cerevisiae PIL1 (YGR086C); ancestral locus Anc_3.420) encodes MHRTYSLRNSRAPTASDLQNPPPPPSSTKSRFFGKGGIAYSFRRNAAGSWGPELSRKLSQLVKIEKNVLRSMEIASNERRDAAKQLSIWGLENDDDVSDITDKLGVLIYEVSELDDQFIDRYDQYRLTMKSIRDIEGSVQPSRDRKDKITDKIAYLKYKDPQSPKIEVFEQELVRAEAESLVAEAQLSNITRSKLRAAFNYQFDSIIEHSEKIALIAGYGKALLELLDDSPVTPGETRPAYDGYEASKQIIIDAESALNEWTLDSAQVKPTLSFKQEEYGDYDDEVEDEEAEQVEGGQPADEEEQRWAENADVTDDVEPAAATVQPVV; translated from the coding sequence ATGCACAGAACTTattctttgagaaattcAAGGGCACCAACGGCCTCGGATTTGCAGAATCCGCCACCACCACCTTCGTCCACCAAGAGCAGATTTTTTGGTAAGGGTGGTATTGCGTACAGCTTCAGAAGAAACGCAGCAGGATCTTGGGGTCCAGAACTGTCGAGAAAACTGTCTCAGCTGGTTAAAATTGAGAAGAATGTGTTGCGCTCGATGGAAATTGCGTCCAACGAAAGACGTGACGCCGCAAAGCAATTGTCCATCTGGGGGTTGGAGAACGACGACGACGTTTCTGACATCACCGACAAGTTAGGTGTCCTGATTTACGAGGTCAGTGAACTGGATGATCAATTTATCGATCGTTACGACCAATACAGATTGACGATGAAGTCCATTAGGGACATCGAGGGCTCTGTGCAACCCTCGAGAGATCGTAAGGACAAAATCACCGACAAGATCGCCTACTTGAAATACAAAGATCCACAGTCCCCCAAGATCGAGGTGTTCGAGCAAGAACTGGTTCGTGCGGAAGCTGAGTCACTTGTCGCGGAGGCGCAATTGTCTAACATTACCAGATCCAAACTGAGAGCTGCTTTCAATTATCAGTTTGATTCTATCATTGAACACTCTGAAAAGATTGCGTTGATCGCGGGCTACGGTAAGGCTTTGCTGGAACTGTTGGATGACTCTCCTGTCACTCCAGGTGAAACGAGACCTGCCTACGATGGTTATGAAGCTTCCAAGCAAATCATTATCGATGCAGAAAGTGCTTTGAATGAATGGACTTTGGACTCTGCCCAAGTCAAGCCAACTCTGAGTttcaaacaagaagaatatgGTGACTACGACGATGAAGtcgaagatgaagaagctgAACAAGTCGAAGGTGGCCAGCCTGCCGATGAGGAAGAGCAAAGATGGGCCGAGAATGCTGATGTTACCGACGATGTAGAACCAGCTGCAGCTACAGTACAACCAGTCGTCTGA
- the ACO2 gene encoding aconitate hydratase ACO2 (similar to Saccharomyces cerevisiae ACO2 (YJL200C); ancestral locus Anc_1.135) yields the protein MISASRRVNIKRALATHARFPSVPAEWQSRAPPYAKMLKNLSKVKEITNQSPLTLAEKILYSHLCDPEDSITSSNLEDIRGKQYLKLNPDRVAMQDASAQMALLQFMTTGLSKTFVPASIHCDHLIVGKEGEEKDLKSSIATNKEVFDFLQSCGRKYGIQFWGPGSGIIHQIVLENFSAPGLMMLGTDSHTPNAGGLGAIAIGVGGADAVDALTGTPWELKAPKILGVKLTGQLNGWTSSKDVITKIAGLLTVRGGTGYIVEYFGEGVSTLSCTGMATICNMGAEIGATTSTFPYQEAHRLYLQATGRGILAEQADVALKQYGLLKADENAQYDKVIEINLSELEPHVNGPFTPDLSTPISNFGEKSLKEKWPQKISAGLIGSCTNSSYQDMTRAAELVEQAAKAGLKPRIPFFVTPGSEQIRATLERDGLIKTFTDNGAIVLANACGPCIGQWNRVDVSKTSNETNSIFTSFNRNFRARNDGNRNTMNFLTSPEMVTAMIYSSDAQFDPTKDSIKLENGEEFKFTPPKGLDLPAKGFEHGRNKFYPEIDPKPQSNVEVKVSPESDRLQLLEPFKAWDGKEIKTSVLMKVEGKCTTDHISAAGVWLKYKGHLENISYNTLIGAQNKETGEVNKAYDLDSTAYDIPELMIKWKNEGRPWVVVAEHNYGEGSAREHAALSPRFLGGQMILVKSFARIHETNLKKQGVLPVTFENEADYDKISSGDILETVNLVDMVAKNGNNGGTLDVKVTKKNGDNFIIKVKHTMSKDQIDFFKAGSAINHIGNLRRAQQ from the coding sequence ATGATCTCTGCTAGTAGAAGGGtaaatatcaaaagagcGTTGGCTACACATGCCAGATTCCCTTCAGTGCCAGCAGAATGGCAATCTAGGGCTCCCCCATACGCTaagatgttgaagaatttatcaaaagtgAAAGAGATCACTAACCAATCACCTTTGACCTTGGCTGAGAAGATTCTATATTCGCATTTGTGTGATCCTGAGGACTCAATCACCTCGTCTAACTTGGAAGATATCCGCGGCAAGCAGTATTTAAAACTGAATCCGGATCGTGTTGCCATGCAAGATGCATCCGCTCAAATGGCGCTTCTACAATTTATGACTACCGGTCTATCTAAAACATTTGTTCCAGCTTCAATCCACTGTGACCATTTGATCGTTGGTAAAGAAGGTGAAGAGAAGGATTTAAAGTCGTCAATTGCCACCAATAAAGAGGTCTTTGATTTCCTGCAAAGTTGTGGTAGAAAGTATGGTATTCAATTTTGGGGACCAGGATCAGGAATTATCCATCAAATCGtgcttgaaaatttctcaGCACCAGGTTTAATGATGCTTGGTACAGATTCTCATACCCCAAATGCGGGTGGTCTAGGGGCTATTGCCATTGGTGTTGGTGGTGCTGATGCGGTTGATGCTTTAACTGGTACACCATGGGAACTTAAAGCTCCAAAAATCCTTGGTGTCAAATTAACTGGTCAATTGAATGGTTGGacctcttcaaaagatgttATCACTAAGATTGCAGGACTTTTAACAGTTAGAGGTGGTACAGGATATATCGTCGAATATTTTGGCGAAGGTGTCTCAACTTTATCATGCACAGGTATGGCAACAATATGTAATATGGGTGCTGAAATCGGTGCTACTACTTCCACCTTCCCTTATCAAGAGGCTCATAGATTGTATTTGCAAGCAACCGGTAGAGGTATCCTAGCAGAGCAAGCCGATGTTGCGTTAAAGCAATATGGACTTTTGAAAGCTGACGAAAACGCACAGTATGATAAAGTGATTGAAATTAATCTTTCAGAACTTGAACCACATGTCAATGGGCCATTCACACCAGATTTATCAACACCAATATCCAATTTCGGTGAAAAGAgcttgaaagaaaaatggccacaaaaaatttcagcagGTTTAATCGGTTCGTGTACAAATTCTTCTTACCAAGATATGACTCGTGCAGCTGAATTGGTTGAACAAGCGGCAAAAGCTGGATTAAAACCACgtattccattttttgttaCACCCGGTTCTGAACAAATTAGAGCCACGTTAGAAAGAGATGGGTTGATCAAAACTTTCACTGATAATGGAGCTATAGTCTTGGCGAATGCGTGTGGTCCATGTATTGGTCAATGGAATAGAGTCGATGTCTCGAAGACTTCGAATGAAACTAACTCAATTTTCACCTCTTTCAATAGAAATTTTAGAGCAAGAAACGATGGTAACAGAAATacaatgaattttttaacaTCCCCAGAAATGGTCACAGCCATGATTTACTCTAGTGATGCTCAATTCGATCCGACCAAGGACAGCAtaaaattggaaaatggCGAAGAATTCAAGTTCACTCCACCAAAGGGATTGGATTTACCAGCAAAAGGGTTCGAGCATGGAAGGAATAAGTTCTATCCTGAAATCGATCCTAAACCGCAAAGTAACGTGGAAGTTAAAGTTTCCCCAGAATCGGACCGTTTACAACTTTTAGAACCCTTTAAAGCTTGGGATGGTAAGGAGATTAAAACAAGTGTTTTGATGAAAGTTGAAGGAAAATGTACCACAGATCATATATCTGCTGCTGGTGTATGGTTAAAATATAAAGGGCACTTAGAAAACATTTCTTACAATACGCTAATTGGTGCACAAAATAAGGAAACTGGTGAGGTAAATAAAGCGTATGATTTAGATAGCACTGCTTATGATATCCCTGAATTAATGATTAAATGGAAGAATGAAGGTAGACCCTGGGTGGTAGTTGCTGAGCATAACTATGGAGAAGGTTCGGCAAGAGAACATGCCGCATTGTCGCCAAGGTTTTTAGGTGGACAAATGATTTTAGTTAAGTCATTTGCTAGAATTCATGAAACTAACTTAAAGAAGCAAGGAGTTTTGCCAGTTACTTTCGAAAATGAAGCCGATTACGATAAAATATCATCAGGAGATATACTTGAGACTGTTAACTTGGTTGATATGGTCGCGAAAAATGGTAATAATGGTGGAACTTTGGATGTTAAGGTtacgaaaaaaaatggagaCAATTTCATAATTAAGGTTAAACATACAATGTCTAAAGACCAAATCGACTTTTTCAAGGCAGGCTCAGCAATCAATCACATTGGGAACTTACGTAGAGCCCAACAATAG
- the ECM25 gene encoding Ecm25p (similar to Saccharomyces cerevisiae ECM25 (YJL201W); ancestral locus Anc_1.133) has product MLYVNVSSIFFKSYSVDPISGHIIYVFDSTYLPSPEEVGDKQVYDLLIDELMDKLIGKLPRGPFSLVVFSSGFSKKKISWIYGIKMFAKLPKELRGFLQKTYIVHESFFIRTVYQVLSNAMNIKLLSINPLQDPQASSENAEPHLFSHNQSMVHVENLTELATLIDITTLRISLNVYLHDYQFNDYITLPEAYFTRLSSGGVRQYRQLIFDKIFKRLVHEAPSHQLVFQKPGSYKKVNILLDIIERNNYIDLSQWDIYSLATVFLHFLKTKTHPLIPIDLIPLPISDDYDYTYMTFCNIIKSNHYFDLFETIFPLFKSLLQAANVTNHTMRTLSKALTPTICQEKVSMTTSDRLAVGTRFIGNLLEHFNDIMERIERARTGRTQIVSPLRNKTTGKLPPRQPLSSQPVSSVLPSTTMIPPPVPCARKSSPTKYGNLETVRPSRPTSPFACQQKTRRSTSSTSTLSVENTNSTSLKPGEDIYSSSRVNSDSTATVSETPNSSSSRISSSSSSSSSSLVSPVIASATSGTANIPESISQMVTEESDTPALDISRDLTQQSTQHDINITELKIDDKFLQFDKDLTKKKKLNSNVGKDIKFSAEGYSDIKVGNKVSKLAALYEERLQGFQVMNEIQRSSRLS; this is encoded by the coding sequence ATGCTTTACGTAAATGTTAGCAgtatcttcttcaaatccTACTCCGTAGATCCTATATCGGGTCATATAATTTACGTTTTCGATTCAACATACCTGCCATCGCCGGAAGAAGTGGGTGATAAACAGGTATACGATCTACTGATAGATGAGCTGATGGATAAATTGATAGGGAAACTTCCCCGGGGGCCATTCTCGCTTGTCGTCTTCTCTTCTGGGttctcaaagaaaaaaatcagttGGATTTACGGAATAAAAATGTTTGCGAAATTGCCAAAGGAACTACGGGGGTTCCTTCAAAAGACTTACATTGTGCACGAATCATTCTTTATAAGAACGGTTTATCAAGTACTTTCAAACGCGATGAATATAAAATTGCTGAGCATCAATCCACTACAGGACCCACAGGCAAGTTCGGAGAATGCGGAACCGCATTTATTTTCACATAATCAGTCGATGGTTCATGTTGAAAATCTCACAGAGTTGGCTACATTGATTGATATCACAACATTGAGAATATCTCTGAATGTTTATTTACATGACTACCAATTCAATGATTATATTACTCTGCCCGAAGCATATTTCACTAGACTGTCGTCTGGCGGTGTAAGGCAATATCGGCAGTTAATATTTGATAAGATATTTAAACGATTGGTCCATGAAGCACCTTCACATCAATTGGTGTTTCAAAAGCCAGGCTCATACAAAAAAGTAAACATTTTGCTGGATATCATAGAGAGAAATAATTACATTGACTTATCACAATGGGACATATATTCTTTGGCAACCgtgtttcttcattttttgaaaacaaagacGCACCCTTTGATACCAATAGACCTTATTCCATTACCTATTAGTGACGACTACGATTACACTTACATGACTTTTTGTAACATTATTAAGTCGAATCACTACTTCGATTTATTTGAAACCATTTTCCCCTTATTTAAGTCCCTTTTACAAGCTGCAAACGTAACAAACCATACTATGAGAACGCTAAGTAAGGCTTTAACACCCACCATTTGTCAAGAAAAAGTCTCGATGACAACTAGCGACAGATTGGCAGTTGGAACTAGATTCATAGGAAATTTACTGGAACATTTTAATGACATCATGGAACGCATCGAAAGAGCTAGAACCGGCAGGACTCAAATAGTTTCTCCTTTGAGGAACAAAACAACAGGGAAATTACCTCCGCGACAGCCACTGTCATCTCAACCAGTTAGCAGCGTTTTGCCCAGCACAACAATGATTCCACCCCCAGTGCCCTGTGCAAGAAAAAGCAGTCCTACAAAATATGGAAACCTTGAAACTGTTCGGCCGTCTAGACCGACTTCACCATTTGCCTGCCAACAAAAAACAAGGCGTAGCACTAGCTCTACATCAACGCTTTCAGTAGAAAATACCAATAGCACCTCACTTAAACCAGGAGAAGatatatattcttcttcacGTGTAAATAGCGACTCAACGGCTACTGTATCAGAAACACCTAACAGCAGCTCTTCAAGAATatcctcctcctcctcctcatcCTCCTCCTCGCTAGTATCGCCGGTAATAGCATCCGCTACCTCAGGGACAGCAAATATCCCTGAATCAATAAGCCAAATGGTCACCGAGGAATCAGATACTCCAGCCCTTGATATTTCCAGGGATCTGACTCAACAATCAACCCAACATGACATAAATATAACAGAGttgaaaattgatgataagtttcttcaatttgataaggatttaacaaaaaaaaagaaattgaattcaaacGTGGGCAAGGacatcaaattttctgCTGAAGGATACTCAGATATCAAGGTCGGAAATAAAGTAAGCAAGCTTGCTGCCTTATACGAAGAACGGTTACAAGGCTTTCAGGTAATGAATGAAATCCAACGAAGCTCAAGATTATCTTGA